The DNA region CATCCGTCAGACCATCATCAAAGTAATCAAGTTTATACTGATCATTAGCTATACAGGGTACTATGTAAGCTACATCAGGTTCAGTGTAGTGTGTGCGGTGGAGATTCAGAATCTGACAGGATACAGCACGTTCTATTGCGCTCACCCGTTAGCAACTCTTTTCAAGATTCTGGCCTGTTTCTACATCAGCTTGGTGGTGGTTTATGGTCTTATCTGCATGTACACTCTTTGTTGGATGCTCAGCCGCTCACTCAAACGATACTCCTTTGAGTCAATCCGCGAGGAGAGCAGCTACAGCGACATCCCTGATTTAAAGAACGACTTTGCCTTCATGCTGCACATGATAGATCAGTATGACCCTCTCTACTCCAAGCgctttgctgtgtttctgtcagaGGTGAGCGAGAACAAGCTGAGGCAGCTGAATCTCAACAACGAGTGGACGTTGGAGAAGCTGAGGCAGCGCATCACCAAGAACTCGCAGGATAAGCTGGAGCTGCATCTGTTCATGCTCAGCGGAATCCCAGACACAGTGTTTGATCTGCTAGAGCTGGAAGTGCTCAAGCTGGAGCTTATTCCTGATGTCACAATCCCTCCGATCATCGCTCAGCTTTCAAACCTGAGGGAAATGTGGCTCTACCACACACCAGCTAAAATTGAGGCTCCAGCTCTGGCTTTCCTGAGGGAGAACCTGAAGTCGCTCCACATTAAGTTCACAGACATAAAAGAGATCCCACTGTGGATCTACAGCCTGAAGAACCTCAGTGAGCTCCACCTCACTGGGAACCTGAGTGCGGAGAACAATCGCTTCATCGTCATCGACGGGCTCCGAGAGCTCAAAAGGCTCAAAGTGCTGCGTCTGAAAAGCAACCTGACCAAGCTGCCGCAGGTGGTGACAGACGTGGGCGTGCACCTCCAGAAGCTTTCTATCAATAACGAGGGCACTAAACTGATGGTGCTCAACAGCCTGAAGAAGATGGTCAATCTGACGGAGCTCGAGCTTGTTCGCTGCGATCTCGAACGCATCCCACACTCCATCTTTAGTTTGCACAACCTGCAGGAGATCGACCTGAAGGACAACAACCTGAAGACGATCGAGGAGATCATCAGCTTCCAGCACCTGCACCGGCTTGTGTGCCTGAAGCTGTGGTACAACCAGATCGCTTACATCCCCATTCAGATCGGCACGCTTACCAACATGGAGCGGCTATATCTGAACAGGAACAAGATCGAGAAAATCCCCAGCCAGCTTTTCTTCTGTCGCAAACTGCGCTTCTTAGACCTGAGTCACAACAATCTGACCAACATCCACGCTGACATAGGCTTCCTCCAGAACCTGCAGTATTTCGCTGTGACGGCAAACAGGGTAAGAACGTCCATTTTTCTAGTGCCCTTACgcttctttcattttgttttcattgggGTGAAAGTTTATCTCATTTCCTATGTTCTCCAGCCATCTTATCTTTCTGTCATATGGGAATAATGAAAGCGCAAAGGCCAGGTAAAGTGTTTACAAAGGTCAGAGCTTATAAATGCTGAGATGTTCATAGACAGGTTGAGAATTACGGCTTTAAAGATAAACACATGACTCATGCTTTGTACAGTTTTGCAAGTTGCTCTCATAAATTGAGAGAAAACATTCAAGGAGTTCAGGACATaaaaagcttgaaaacattaattGTTTATCCGGGAAAATCTCCATTGACTGGAATAGCAGAAGACATGATTCAGCGGTATGttgtaaatgcattattgtGCTGCATTATTGTGCTGTAATCAAATTATGTTAACCACTGTCACACATGTTCGATAAAAGTCCTCCTGTCTGGAATGAagcacagcattttttttttttttttttttttttactgccagttcattttcttttcatctttttgggCCAATAAATAGAAACCATTAGAGATTTTCAAAGCTTAGTCACATTTATGgtataattatactttttttttttctcttgaaaCCACATTATGATTCTTTGAGCATGATGTACTCCTTGGCCTTTACATAGcttctcccccctttttttttttaaagagaagatGATGTTCTGGTCTCCTATAGATTTCCTCTCAAATGCTGATTATTtaggatgttgtttgttttagttgcTTTTGAGGACTTTGCCAAATCCTGACACAACAGTCATGACTTCATTAGTCTTTTTTGGCTTTCAGTCTTtaaatttgccttttttttaatttgcagtgTAGTTATTTCATTTAGAGAGAGGCAGTTTGTTTACCATGCAAATTTAGGAACAACAACATTCTCctaaaaaggctttttttagAACTCAAAGGCATGTGTACGGCATCATGTGTTTTCAGTAAAGGATGCTATTATCGTCGTTTTACGGTGGTTGCACACTGAAAATAGGTTCCAGCAGGTTTATGTGCAGCCAAAAATAGCTCCATTAAACGGGACCCTTCTGGTGTCTCTGGCGTTTTTAAGGCCTTTCTCACCTAAATCCTCTTTACACTCATAATGTAACACATTATAAATTCAAATGAGTTGTGTAATTGTGAATATTGTGTCCGTGTTGGAATAATACCCACCAGCagctttttaaagatgtgaatttttgttttgcttttagatgctaaaaaaaaaaaagacttggcAGTCTgcttttaaattgtttgttgaGGCCTTTGAAGCCAtttagctgttttctttttccagtaACCTAAATTAGTTATGCGAAATCTCTGagcaaataaaagaataattgGGTAACATCTGAAGTAAACAGGATCTAGATCTGAACTAGTCTCCAGTGGAGACAGCCACCTCTTCTTCCTGAATGCCCTTTGCCCACATCTCAGCTCTCCAGTCTCATCTGGCCATGGCATACGGATTAAAAATTGAACAACTCAGCCTTTCTGTTAACTGGTAACTCACACTTCTCATCAATCTTCCTCTTATCCTCTCCACTTCAGATTGAGACTTTGCCCCCAGAGCTGTTCCAGTGTAAGAAGCTGCGCACTCTGAATCTGGGTAACAACTGCCTGCAGACGCTACCATCGCGCTTCGGGGAGCTCACCGGGCTGACCCAGCTGGAGCTGAGAGGGAACCGTCTGGAGTGTCTCCCGGTGGAGCTGGGCGAGTGTCGGCTGTTGAAGAGGAGCAGcctggtggtggaggaggaccTGTTCAACACGCTGCCAACAGAAGTGAAAGAGCAGCTTTGGAGGGCCGATAAGGAGCAAGCTTGAGCCAAACTTCTgcagagagctgcagaggaaagaagaagttTGATTTTTAGAAACAAATAAGCATTGATTTTGTTCATAAAGGTAGGCGTTGGTCATGCGGGCCCAGAAAAGTAATggtttggttgtttggttggtGCTTGGGGTTTCCCTGTCAGGACCTGTAAAAGCACCAAAGTCAAATTTCATATCCTCCGAGGATGTCTTTTTGGGAAATCTCTTGTTTCATGATCATCAAGGAAAAATGTCAAGCTCGGTGATGAAAGATGGTTTATTAATGTggctttttctgtgtttcatcCTGAATGTGAAGTTGCCAGGATGCAAGCAGGGTGATGTTGAATATGCATGCCACAGTAGGATCTTTGCTACGGCAAACCTGTTTATTAGAgagagccaaaaaaaacaaaacaaaaaacagtttgcaCGATTCAGCATTTTCGGTGAGCTCAATGTACTCGCTATCACTCCATAGCTGACCATGAGATAAATGCACAAATTGAACGTGCTCAAAGCAGTTTTTGCCTGACCTCCCTCTGGCCTTGAGACTCAAAATTTTACTTTTGAAATTTTTACACTTACATTTGCAGTTGCGGCGCAGCGTGGCTCCAGATACTGGCAGATGTTAGGAAACACATTGTGGTGCAACTGGCAGCCAATTTGTCGAGGCATGAAGGTTCGGCTCGTTTTATTTCCTTCAGGCTGCGTATGCTCAACATGCTTGGAGGCGTCTTTCTATGTGATCAAAACGACTCTGTGATGAAGATCAGCAGATGATCCCACAGATGAACTCACAGCTTTGGCCTTAACTCAGTAGACTGATGATGAAACTACATCAAAGAAAAGCTGTCCAACATTCAGCGGAAATAAATGGGAACAAACTCTTAAGTACGTCTAAATACCCTACAGTCATTAATTTATAATGTCGGCTTGTGTGGATTGCTTTTTGTCAGCTGTAGTGGAGAAATGCACCGTTCATCATGGACTCTTTACGTTCTTTCACTAAACATCATGTGTTATTTAAGCACGTGAAGTGggctttacttttattttgcatgatttaaCATCACACACATTACTAATGTGTCTTATTTAGATATGTAAGATCAGTAGGATTGGGCCTGTAGAAACCAGGTCAAGAATTTATCTCACTCCAAGATACATAATTTGGCACTTATTAATCCTACATGCACACACCAGTAACATGTACATGTTCATGTATCATGAGCCTGTGAAACAGGCTGTATTCTGATCAGTTCAACATTCAGAGAGTATGTGATTTATAAGtcagtgagtgactgagtgtcACACAGTCTGTACAGCcattaatttgtcattttgtgcaagAATTTATTAAGTTTCTCATGTCTTATTTCAGATGGACATACAGTGCATTCAGACCCCTTCactcttttcatattttatgttgcagctttaagctaatattgttaaaaaaaaaattccctcatcaatctacagtcagtaccccataatgacaaagtgaaaacagaattttagaaatgtttacaaatttattaaaaaggaaaaaaggaattgTCACATTGACATACGGTAAGTATTCAGACTCTCTGCTATGGTTAATcctaaatggactgcacttacaTAGCGCCTctctagtcttccaaccactctTAAGCAttttttacactacaagccacattcacacactgatggctaGGGCTGCCAACCTGCCTATCAGGatctaatcattcatacactgatggcgcaggtgtgtgaatgtgtgtgcttgtgagcAATTAAGGGTACACTATCTTTGCCAAGgacactttaaaatgtggacTGCAGGAGCCAGAAATGGAACTgccaatcttctgattagtggacgatcCGCTCCACCACCTGAGCCACAGGCGTCCCAGTCTGGCTTCTGTTTGGCAGGGAGGATTCTCAGACTGTGAGATACAAGATtctctggtctgatgaaacTAAGGTTGAACTATTTGGCTTCAATTCTAAACGTTATGTCTGGAAGAAACCAGGCACCACTCATCACCTGCTCAATACCCTCCCAACGgagaagcatggtggtggcagcatcatgctggtGGAGGTCTTTTTCAGTGGCAGGGACTGGAAGATTGGCCAAGGTTGAGGAGAAGCTAAATGGAACAAAGTACGGAGCTATCCTTAATGAAAACCTGGTCCAGAGCACTCAAGACTTCCAACTGGGCTCAATGGCCCTAAGCACACAGCCAGGATAACACAGGAGTGACTTAGGAACAATTTTGAATGTCTTTGAGTGGCCAGCCagaaccctgaccctaaccttaacccaaTTGAACATCTTTGTAGAGAACTGAAAATGGCAGGCCTACCTAATGGAGAAAAATAGCAGAAAATCCCCAAATCCAGATGTGCAAAGTTCGTTGCATCCTACTCAAGAAGAGTTGAGTCTGTAATGGCTGCTAAAGGTGCTCCAACTAAGTACTGAAAAAAAGGATCTAAATATTTATGTCAATGTGATATTTAGTTTTTCCTTATTAATATATTTGGGAAGTTAAAATCCTTTTTTCACTTTCTCATTGTGCGATATTGAGTGTAAATTGATGAGGGGGGAAATGAATTTAAATGGTTTTGGCACGCAGCTGCaacataataaaatgtgaaaaaagtgaaAGGGTCTGAATGTGCTGTATATCTGTAGTCAAAGGTGACCTTTGTTCAAATGGAGGCTAATATACATTGCTTCACTGATTCAGTCACAATTACACAATGTGTCCCCTGCTGACGTGAAGTTTGCTTACCCTGTATTAAAGTTACAGAGTCATAAATGTTCAGAAAACTCCCGCCACAGTTGATTTCTCTTTCATTATTAAAGTGAAAGATATGCACAATGCTAATCTTACCACTGGTAGATGATAAAGTGATGATAGTCTATAAAACAAGCAAGAAACAAGGTACTTTTTATCCTGATTTTGAATTATGAGACGTTTTATGATTATTACTTGTATGGCACCTCCAAGTGGATGAACTCTTGCACATGTGACAGGAGAGTTTTATCTTGGTGACTCAAGTTTTCAGCTGTTTGTATGCTTGGCCTTTTATTTATCATGCTCTGTTTACTCAAGGGATACTGGACATTTGTCCGCTCCGTGTTTATCCACGAGAGCAAAACgaggaaaaacaggaaattacaGAGTAAAGGAAACTGGTTCTACACAAGGGAAACATTTATTTGCAGAAAGGGTATGCAGAATATGTGATTTCCACATCCATGGTCCAAATTAGTGCAACATGCTTTGTCTGCTTGAAACACTTTTCTTATTAGTACCTTGGATTTATTAGCATCATTTAGAGTAAACCTGCTATGTTTACTCCAGCCAGGCATCCATTGTTGCTAATATGGCCTTACCTTTTACAAGCTGTATTCCCCTTTTAATGATCACAAAACATCACATTCACaacttgtttttctgtgttgtaaaaatgtatagCAGAGATGTTTAACGTCTTTGTTTCATGCATATCAGTCGTACGGTATGTGGTCTTATTGTTAccagctgcttttctttttgattttcagctttttttgtgtCACTTTTGCGATACAATCGCACCTTTTGTTCAcagtgaaggttttttttttcaatgaggcCTTGGCTAAACCCAAATGCCCCTCTAGGGGTCACTAGTAAAGTGCTCGAACACAGTCTTAAAAACAGTCCTGTTCTGAAAGAAGAGCCTCGGTCTTGAATGTGTCGACAAGCAACCGCTTTTAAAGTTAGATGCAAAGGTCACAGACAGAGACGGgataaaaaaagggaacagaTGACATCATAGAAAGGAAAAGCTGAAATGCACAACAAATC from Scomber scombrus chromosome 15, fScoSco1.1, whole genome shotgun sequence includes:
- the lrrc8aa gene encoding leucine rich repeat containing 8 VRAC subunit Aa, with product MIPITELRYFADTQPAYRILKPWWDVFTDYISIVMLMIAVFGGTLQVTQDKMICLPCKWVINRSCETMPVPNVTVPFAPEPKGIQYDLDRHQYNYVDAVCYENKLHWFAKYFPYLVLLHTLIFLACSNFWFKFPRTSSKLEHFVSILLKCFDSPWTTRALSETVVEESDSKPLGKMNGSMDKKASCVSEDVEASVPMLQRTKSRIEQGIVDRSETGVLDKKEGEQAKALFEKVKKFRIHVEEGDIVYRLYIRQTIIKVIKFILIISYTGYYVSYIRFSVVCAVEIQNLTGYSTFYCAHPLATLFKILACFYISLVVVYGLICMYTLCWMLSRSLKRYSFESIREESSYSDIPDLKNDFAFMLHMIDQYDPLYSKRFAVFLSEVSENKLRQLNLNNEWTLEKLRQRITKNSQDKLELHLFMLSGIPDTVFDLLELEVLKLELIPDVTIPPIIAQLSNLREMWLYHTPAKIEAPALAFLRENLKSLHIKFTDIKEIPLWIYSLKNLSELHLTGNLSAENNRFIVIDGLRELKRLKVLRLKSNLTKLPQVVTDVGVHLQKLSINNEGTKLMVLNSLKKMVNLTELELVRCDLERIPHSIFSLHNLQEIDLKDNNLKTIEEIISFQHLHRLVCLKLWYNQIAYIPIQIGTLTNMERLYLNRNKIEKIPSQLFFCRKLRFLDLSHNNLTNIHADIGFLQNLQYFAVTANRIETLPPELFQCKKLRTLNLGNNCLQTLPSRFGELTGLTQLELRGNRLECLPVELGECRLLKRSSLVVEEDLFNTLPTEVKEQLWRADKEQA